One genomic window of Candidatus Pseudobacter hemicellulosilyticus includes the following:
- a CDS encoding TonB-dependent receptor, translating into MQKKKHGYAPLFRPAFTLIVVLLLAAVGALAQDKQELISIKFSPGPLPHAIKALQGKTSRQIAYDEQQLKTVTIKEQEFTEQSLRKILAQLLQGTGFDFQEISGNIVIVKKQVIKKPVVVTRVIRDGKTRQDLAGVTVVVEGIAMATTTDEEGRFTITVKDSTELLTLSYTGYASRSIRVSKLPIVILMEPDARTLGGVVVSARRRVATEAALLTERKNAAIVSDGISAQHMERTASITTTQALQRVSGVTVTDDKYVAIRGLGDRSVIGQMNGIRLASSDPDRTTLPLDLIPSSLLDNITVYKSMSPDKPADAAAGIVELKTKSIPEKKTLSITIQSGMNTQTGNRVNSFYNSDMGFFGGKVNKKALSRDFLALAEQYPNGLGQMQQQISDSRNDPALLTEANRINGIMRQFDPVLTTRYKTAPVNQSYSVTYGDSYTLFGKHQLGLILGGNYYNRTKDIYGGQLTQWSLYQGALTGNRAIDNPRVIPNYVTPNNINLGKYLNYTENTGTQTLNYGYLGGLVYRFSPQHEISFQYLGSRGAETQATNLSGAYEYIALPGGVANTVYSLKQTYRTLNTFNLQAEHKFMPGEYSPRLSYNLANSTSSQEDPDFRFVNLADYMPRDGAVYEIPSQYQNGTVNMPTDHLYSLISGYVNGYGPYGIIQADPNGRRFRKLKEENYNYKADLSLPFRLFGQKQEFRTGVNYLHRRRSFGENVLYLPGSNFSNAGALPLYQVNGDLDQLVSHNRIGIHPFTGSTGEGQPRIGGYIYNSQKSPNNYTGYFETRAFYGMLDLRITEQLRLTGGARWEMTDIQAIVDTANVYLDPSISTTDASGNKVNLVYTEPGSAYKQDYTPFYSANLTYTLNKNMNFRLGYNNSLARPELRELTNVFDFDPFQFALVVGNPDLVNQRTTNYDFRWEWFPATGEVISGSVFYKQIDNQLTKVFKQNSEGLDARFPEFPAIEFQNDPNRGHVYGIELELVKNLAFLWKPLNHFFLGSNLLLAQSDIKKTPERLESSRAIDRRSPSNSPLFEQAPYSVNVYLNYANRKTGSDFTATFNMVGERLIQVNLDGTPDLYTRPMPILDFVFTQQLYKRLQAKGFAKNILDHPYQEVYANPGTGGKFYGTEYLRRSYRRGTEIMIGLSYTL; encoded by the coding sequence ATGCAAAAAAAGAAGCACGGGTACGCGCCTCTTTTCAGGCCCGCTTTTACCTTAATCGTAGTACTGCTGCTGGCGGCCGTTGGCGCCCTGGCGCAGGACAAACAGGAACTGATCAGTATCAAATTCAGCCCCGGCCCGCTGCCGCATGCCATCAAAGCTTTGCAGGGTAAAACCAGCAGGCAGATCGCTTATGATGAGCAGCAGCTGAAGACCGTCACTATCAAAGAACAGGAATTTACAGAGCAATCCCTCAGAAAGATCCTGGCGCAGCTGCTCCAGGGAACAGGGTTCGATTTCCAGGAGATCAGTGGCAATATTGTCATTGTCAAAAAGCAGGTGATTAAAAAGCCCGTGGTGGTCACCAGGGTGATCAGGGACGGCAAAACAAGACAGGACCTGGCCGGCGTAACAGTGGTGGTGGAAGGCATTGCCATGGCCACCACAACCGATGAGGAAGGCAGGTTCACCATCACGGTGAAGGATTCTACGGAGCTGCTGACCCTTTCCTATACGGGTTATGCGTCCAGGAGCATCCGCGTCAGCAAACTGCCCATCGTGATCCTGATGGAGCCTGATGCCCGTACATTGGGTGGAGTAGTGGTCAGCGCCCGCCGCAGGGTAGCTACCGAAGCCGCTTTGCTCACAGAGCGGAAAAATGCCGCTATCGTATCTGATGGTATTTCTGCCCAGCATATGGAAAGAACGGCCAGTATCACCACCACACAGGCCTTGCAAAGGGTATCCGGTGTTACGGTGACCGATGATAAATATGTGGCCATCCGTGGCCTGGGAGACCGTAGCGTGATTGGCCAGATGAATGGTATCCGGCTCGCTTCTTCCGATCCGGACAGGACCACGCTGCCCCTTGACCTGATCCCCTCCAGTCTGCTGGACAATATCACGGTGTATAAAAGTATGTCGCCCGACAAACCGGCCGATGCCGCCGCCGGTATCGTGGAGCTGAAAACAAAGTCCATCCCGGAGAAAAAAACACTTAGTATCACCATTCAGTCCGGTATGAATACCCAGACCGGCAACCGGGTCAACAGCTTCTACAACAGTGATATGGGCTTCTTCGGTGGCAAGGTGAACAAGAAAGCCCTGTCCCGCGACTTTCTCGCCCTGGCCGAACAATACCCTAATGGCCTGGGCCAGATGCAGCAGCAGATCTCTGACAGCCGCAATGATCCGGCCCTGCTGACGGAAGCCAATAGGATCAATGGCATCATGCGCCAGTTTGATCCGGTGCTCACCACCCGCTACAAGACGGCCCCTGTCAACCAGTCCTATTCCGTCACTTATGGAGATAGCTATACGTTATTCGGAAAGCACCAGCTGGGTCTCATCCTGGGTGGCAACTATTACAACCGGACAAAAGATATCTACGGCGGTCAGCTGACCCAGTGGAGCCTTTACCAGGGTGCGCTCACCGGCAACCGGGCTATCGACAACCCCCGTGTGATCCCCAACTATGTAACGCCCAATAATATCAACCTGGGTAAATACCTGAACTATACGGAGAACACCGGCACCCAGACCCTGAACTATGGTTACCTGGGTGGCCTGGTATATCGTTTCAGCCCCCAGCATGAGATCAGCTTCCAGTACCTCGGCAGCCGTGGCGCTGAAACACAGGCTACCAACCTGTCCGGCGCTTATGAATATATCGCTCTGCCAGGTGGTGTGGCCAATACGGTATATTCTTTGAAGCAGACCTATCGTACCCTCAATACCTTCAACCTGCAGGCCGAGCATAAATTTATGCCGGGTGAATATTCTCCCCGCCTCAGCTATAACTTGGCCAATTCCACCTCCAGCCAGGAAGATCCCGATTTCCGGTTCGTGAACCTTGCGGATTATATGCCCAGGGACGGCGCCGTTTATGAAATTCCCAGCCAGTACCAGAACGGCACTGTCAATATGCCTACAGATCACCTGTACTCATTGATATCGGGTTATGTGAATGGGTATGGCCCCTACGGCATTATCCAGGCCGATCCTAATGGCCGCCGTTTCCGCAAGCTGAAAGAAGAGAACTATAACTACAAGGCCGATCTGTCCCTTCCTTTCCGGCTCTTTGGTCAGAAACAGGAGTTCAGGACAGGCGTCAACTACCTGCACCGCAGAAGGTCCTTCGGAGAGAATGTACTGTACCTGCCCGGCTCCAATTTCTCCAATGCCGGCGCACTGCCCCTTTACCAGGTCAATGGCGACCTGGACCAGCTGGTAAGTCATAACCGGATCGGTATCCATCCTTTTACCGGAAGTACCGGAGAAGGACAGCCGAGGATTGGCGGCTATATTTACAACTCCCAGAAATCTCCTAATAACTATACCGGTTATTTTGAGACCAGGGCTTTCTACGGCATGCTTGATCTGCGGATCACCGAGCAGCTCCGCCTTACCGGTGGCGCCCGCTGGGAGATGACAGATATCCAGGCCATCGTGGATACGGCCAACGTATACCTGGACCCCTCCATCTCCACTACCGATGCCAGTGGTAACAAAGTCAACCTGGTGTATACAGAACCTGGTTCTGCCTACAAACAGGATTATACCCCTTTCTATTCCGCCAACCTTACGTATACGCTTAACAAGAACATGAACTTCCGCCTGGGTTACAATAACTCATTGGCCAGGCCGGAACTGCGTGAGCTGACCAATGTATTTGATTTCGATCCCTTCCAGTTTGCCCTGGTAGTTGGTAACCCTGACCTGGTGAACCAGCGGACCACTAACTACGATTTCCGCTGGGAATGGTTCCCTGCCACAGGTGAGGTGATCTCCGGCAGCGTATTCTATAAGCAGATCGATAACCAGCTCACCAAAGTGTTCAAACAGAATTCTGAAGGCCTGGATGCCCGTTTCCCCGAGTTCCCCGCCATCGAGTTCCAGAATGACCCCAACCGTGGTCATGTGTATGGCATTGAACTGGAGCTGGTGAAGAACCTGGCCTTTCTCTGGAAACCCCTCAACCATTTTTTCCTGGGTTCCAACCTGCTGCTGGCGCAGAGTGATATCAAGAAAACCCCCGAACGTCTGGAAAGCAGCCGCGCCATCGACCGCCGTTCGCCATCCAACAGCCCGCTGTTTGAACAGGCGCCGTACTCTGTCAACGTATATCTCAACTATGCCAACAGGAAAACCGGCAGCGATTTTACCGCCACTTTCAATATGGTGGGCGAGAGGCTGATCCAGGTGAACCTGGATGGTACGCCTGATCTGTACACAAGGCCGATGCCGATCCTGGATTTCGTATTCACCCAGCAGCTCTATAAAAGGCTTCAGGCCAAAGGATTTGCCAAGAATATACTGGATCATCCCTACCAGGAAGTATACGCCAACCCCGGCACTGGTGGTAAGTTCTACGGAACGGAATACCTGCGCAGAAGCTATCGGCGGGGTACGGAGATCATGATCGGTCTGTCCTATACCTTATAA
- a CDS encoding carboxypeptidase regulatory-like domain-containing protein — protein sequence MKQILYRLLSVVVAVFFLLPAQAQETNGSLTGKITNEKEEPLEGATVSAVHLPSGTSYGLSTDKGGKYYLPGLRIGGPYSITVSMIGMQPQVKENITIRLGEPLLLNFVLAPTGEELSEVVVRAGRLSPRANTYGAGLNISRAQLSNMPTISRSIQDMTRMVPQGSKDNSFGGTSFRYNNMTVDGAINNDAIGFSPSMGGITGSSGMPGSSTRANAISLDAIEDMQVYLAPFDVKIGNFTGASINAVTRSGTNKVTGSIYGFGRNASTISKDKAGSLGKMNSDFHDYQAGFRIGFPIIKNKLFFFTNEEITRRRDPSQLLAGNKETAHILSVADADNIRNSTTQRYGDAFDPGTAGIFNAEAESIKFFNRIDWNISSRHQLAIRNNTILSKAVHMDRDQQDFRFSSMAFEQKNNQTSTVLELKSRFNNRLSNSLVLGYSVVNDSRTPTANPAMPQIQIMGRTPGTTIYLGTDREASIFNMKQRTIEITNNLTYRLGDHTLLLGTHNELYRIGYGFVNGWNGRVDYLSVEDYLNNIPYRVRGNYNFNNNDRNHILNNPEAAFNVNMFGLYVQDEIQVSDKWKLSPGIRADYMHLPTKPQLSNGLRNAQVDPYFGNTYAYTLLSRIDNSYLNKIQLSPRLGFRYDIKGNQSWILRGGTGIFIGRIPFAWMAYAYYNNGVNYGSFDQRADNKVFVPGTDPLKPGPNGIADFIRSNGTDISNRNAAKTQIDVMDNNFQMPRIWRTNVAVDHTTSSGYKLTLEGMMTKTIKDVLFQQLNTRDNPTYYAYDVNREQPVYSGTVDPAFANTYLLSNTNRGYRYSITGSVSRNYDFGLNLMLAYTYGGSKDVSNGIRNSMESAWQLNQALVPNNPGLAWSNFDIRHRIVLNTTYNKRWNDTWRTSVTLFAGIQSGSPFTYGIVNNSIQGLSQQVSLVYIPERDQAVNYFRDYTEAGQTITAAAQAQAFNSYIDNNKYLSGRRGSFTERNGGRTPWNVQTDLHLAQEFHFSKDPGAHFITITLDVLNVANLLNSNWGKVYFSPNTFNSTASTGLTPEFPAQQNPANYPVYRFADPGTPYSIDFFSSRTQLQLGVRYSF from the coding sequence ATGAAACAGATACTGTACAGATTATTATCAGTTGTTGTGGCCGTTTTTTTCCTGCTGCCGGCACAGGCGCAGGAAACCAACGGTTCTTTAACCGGTAAAATAACCAACGAGAAAGAGGAACCGCTGGAAGGGGCTACTGTCAGTGCAGTCCACCTGCCCTCCGGTACCAGCTATGGCCTTTCCACAGACAAAGGCGGTAAATACTACCTGCCCGGTCTGCGTATAGGCGGCCCCTATAGCATCACTGTGTCTATGATCGGTATGCAGCCCCAGGTAAAGGAAAACATTACAATCCGTTTGGGTGAACCCCTGCTGCTGAACTTTGTACTGGCCCCTACCGGCGAAGAGCTGTCTGAAGTAGTGGTCAGGGCTGGCCGGTTGTCGCCCCGCGCCAATACCTATGGCGCTGGTCTGAATATCAGTCGCGCCCAACTCAGCAATATGCCCACCATCAGCAGGAGCATACAGGATATGACCCGCATGGTGCCCCAGGGTTCCAAAGACAACTCTTTTGGTGGCACCAGCTTCCGCTATAACAATATGACCGTAGACGGCGCCATCAACAATGACGCCATCGGCTTCAGCCCCTCCATGGGTGGTATCACCGGTTCCAGCGGTATGCCCGGCTCCAGCACCCGTGCCAACGCCATCTCCCTGGACGCCATTGAGGACATGCAGGTATACCTCGCTCCCTTCGATGTGAAGATCGGTAACTTCACCGGCGCCAGCATCAATGCCGTAACCCGCAGCGGAACCAACAAGGTAACCGGTTCCATATACGGTTTTGGCCGCAATGCCAGCACCATCAGCAAGGACAAAGCCGGATCACTGGGAAAGATGAATAGTGATTTTCATGATTACCAGGCAGGCTTCCGCATCGGTTTCCCCATTATTAAGAACAAGCTCTTCTTCTTCACCAATGAAGAGATCACCCGTCGCCGGGATCCTTCACAGCTGCTGGCAGGCAACAAAGAAACAGCTCATATCCTGAGCGTGGCCGATGCGGACAATATCCGTAACTCCACCACCCAGCGCTATGGCGATGCATTTGATCCCGGCACCGCCGGTATCTTCAATGCAGAAGCAGAATCTATTAAATTTTTCAATCGGATCGACTGGAACATCAGCAGCCGGCACCAGCTTGCCATCCGCAACAATACCATACTCTCCAAAGCCGTGCACATGGACCGCGACCAGCAGGACTTCCGCTTCAGCAGCATGGCCTTTGAGCAAAAGAACAACCAGACCTCTACCGTGCTGGAACTGAAATCCAGGTTCAACAACCGGCTCTCCAATAGCCTGGTGCTGGGGTACAGCGTGGTGAACGATTCCCGTACACCCACCGCCAACCCCGCTATGCCGCAGATCCAGATCATGGGCCGCACACCCGGCACCACTATTTACCTTGGTACTGACCGGGAGGCCAGTATCTTCAACATGAAGCAGCGCACCATCGAGATCACCAATAACCTTACCTACCGCCTCGGTGACCATACCCTGCTGTTGGGTACCCACAATGAGCTGTACCGTATCGGCTACGGATTTGTGAACGGCTGGAATGGCCGGGTGGACTACCTGAGCGTGGAAGATTATCTCAACAATATCCCTTACCGCGTACGCGGCAACTACAACTTCAATAACAACGATCGCAACCATATCCTGAACAATCCCGAAGCAGCGTTCAATGTGAATATGTTTGGTCTCTATGTGCAGGATGAGATCCAGGTGAGCGACAAATGGAAGCTGAGCCCCGGTATCCGTGCAGACTATATGCACCTGCCCACCAAACCCCAGCTGAGCAATGGGCTGCGCAATGCCCAGGTGGATCCTTATTTCGGGAATACCTATGCCTATACACTGCTCAGCAGGATCGATAACAGCTACCTGAACAAGATCCAGCTTTCTCCCCGCCTCGGTTTCCGTTATGATATCAAAGGTAACCAGTCCTGGATCCTGCGCGGCGGTACCGGTATCTTCATCGGTCGTATTCCCTTTGCCTGGATGGCCTATGCCTACTATAATAATGGCGTCAACTACGGTTCATTTGATCAGCGCGCAGACAACAAAGTATTTGTCCCCGGCACTGATCCCCTGAAACCCGGGCCCAACGGCATTGCTGATTTCATTCGCTCCAACGGTACGGATATCAGCAACAGGAATGCTGCCAAAACGCAGATAGACGTTATGGACAACAATTTCCAGATGCCCCGGATCTGGCGTACCAACGTGGCGGTGGATCATACCACGTCTTCAGGCTATAAGCTTACCCTGGAAGGTATGATGACCAAGACCATCAAGGATGTATTGTTCCAGCAGCTGAACACCAGGGATAATCCCACCTACTATGCGTATGATGTGAACCGCGAGCAGCCTGTTTACAGTGGTACGGTAGACCCCGCTTTTGCTAATACTTACCTGCTGAGCAATACCAACAGGGGTTACCGCTATTCCATTACCGGCAGCGTAAGCCGGAACTATGATTTTGGTCTCAACCTTATGCTGGCCTATACCTATGGTGGATCAAAAGACGTGTCCAACGGGATCCGTAACTCCATGGAAAGCGCCTGGCAGCTGAACCAGGCCCTGGTGCCCAACAACCCGGGACTGGCCTGGTCAAACTTTGATATCCGGCACCGGATAGTGCTGAACACCACGTATAACAAAAGGTGGAATGATACCTGGCGCACGTCGGTTACGCTCTTTGCCGGTATCCAGTCCGGAAGCCCCTTCACTTATGGTATCGTGAACAACAGCATCCAGGGCCTGTCGCAGCAGGTGAGCCTGGTGTACATACCGGAAAGGGACCAGGCCGTCAATTATTTCCGTGACTATACAGAAGCAGGGCAAACCATCACTGCCGCAGCACAGGCGCAGGCATTCAACAGCTATATCGACAACAACAAATACTTGAGCGGCCGCAGGGGCAGCTTCACGGAACGCAATGGCGGCCGTACGCCCTGGAACGTGCAGACTGATCTGCACCTGGCCCAGGAATTCCATTTCAGCAAAGATCCCGGTGCACATTTCATCACCATCACGCTTGACGTGCTGAATGTGGCCAACCTGCTGAACAGCAATTGGGGTAAAGTATATTTCTCTCCCAATACTTTCAATTCCACGGCCAGTACCGGTCTTACACCGGAGTTCCCGGCTCAGCAGAACCCCGCCAACTACCCGGTATACAGGTTTGCTGATCCCGGTACGCCTTATTCCATCGACTTCTTCAGCAGCAGAACACAGCTGCAGCTGGGGGTTCGCTATTCATTCTAA
- a CDS encoding fasciclin domain-containing protein yields the protein MLNNIKIGLMAMLLLGQLVACRKDNIAPPIDRTLVPRTITQFVENNYDLTLLHAALKKANLLDTLQLPNVGTFFAPDAAAFNAHGIWSEKDLEAMNADSLREVLRGYIIPQRMFISQFPVQMGNVYTTRSGTTMYISVSASGNGAGPDNRNLVINGGVVLDGSKRNISLGNGVVHMLKKMMNVHSGTVQDYLASNPELSIFTAAMKRFNYWEGLKNNNPITVFAPNNAAFEKLNITEQQINNINPAAFKEQLFAIYHFNMAPKRIFTSEGWLIEGTVYADGGVKYGNYSLTPNYGWSAYWGEDSGIELYEWQGVRYGSVVGGNGSTVYKGSNTIDADHVTSNGVVHVIEDLFLFPEAMRK from the coding sequence ATGTTGAACAATATAAAAATAGGTCTGATGGCCATGCTGCTGCTGGGACAGCTGGTAGCCTGCCGGAAAGACAATATCGCTCCACCTATTGACAGGACCCTTGTGCCGAGGACCATTACCCAGTTTGTGGAGAATAACTATGACCTGACACTGCTGCATGCAGCGCTGAAAAAAGCCAATCTGCTGGATACCCTGCAGCTGCCCAATGTAGGGACATTTTTTGCGCCGGACGCCGCTGCCTTCAATGCACATGGTATCTGGTCCGAAAAAGACCTCGAAGCCATGAATGCCGACAGCCTTCGGGAAGTGCTCAGGGGCTACATCATCCCCCAGCGGATGTTCATCTCCCAGTTTCCTGTTCAGATGGGCAATGTCTATACTACCAGGTCCGGTACCACCATGTACATATCAGTGTCTGCCAGCGGTAACGGAGCGGGGCCTGACAACAGGAATTTAGTCATCAATGGAGGCGTGGTACTGGATGGCAGCAAAAGAAATATCTCATTAGGTAACGGTGTGGTGCATATGCTGAAAAAAATGATGAATGTACACTCCGGTACCGTGCAGGATTACCTGGCTTCCAACCCCGAACTGAGCATTTTTACAGCGGCTATGAAGCGGTTCAATTACTGGGAGGGACTGAAGAACAACAACCCTATCACCGTTTTTGCGCCCAACAATGCCGCTTTTGAAAAGCTGAACATCACTGAACAGCAGATCAACAATATCAACCCGGCAGCATTTAAAGAGCAGCTCTTCGCTATCTATCATTTTAATATGGCGCCCAAACGCATCTTCACTTCAGAGGGTTGGCTGATAGAGGGTACAGTATATGCGGATGGCGGGGTAAAATACGGTAATTACAGTCTCACACCCAATTATGGCTGGAGTGCATACTGGGGGGAAGATTCAGGGATCGAGTTGTATGAATGGCAAGGGGTCCGGTATGGTTCGGTAGTTGGCGGAAACGGCAGCACTGTTTACAAAGGAAGTAACACCATTGATGCAGATCACGTGACTTCCAATGGCGTGGTGCATGTTATCGAGGACCTGTTCCTGTTCCCTGAAGCCATGAGAAAATAA
- a CDS encoding fasciclin domain-containing protein, protein MNTKNTCRLLLIVSLVLTMVACGHKDILPDPIGEPVPYTPDGARSWRTIMDEPKYSFFKAAWNRSPIETRIKNSNSAYQTLFIPTNDAFTAAGWTMEKINASSEAVLDSLLAFYVVPGLYKPVTLSTPTHRSIPLNTVLRRTTVPGYSTSQPYIYKLYIGVWKDSMMVNGVPNSKWEENEPAVDGHVYALSRMVTKPTQLMIEYIRSQPRFSMLAMAIDSGNARYTGIYNSNSSNYINFLTGGSVIQRGKATLFLPTNQAFSNSGYNTKDDISARIRQSWPIAYNYNEPGTNFYKRPRVGMDSVLMPHGFALSRNTSENILFGKDLLQYPETFSGFMTKIGQSGYEEHFILETSFANQNGMLMVRDWRSPAGDWQPIVESDIECLNGVIHVVDGWLMRK, encoded by the coding sequence ATGAATACGAAAAATACCTGCAGGCTGCTGCTCATCGTTTCGCTGGTGCTGACAATGGTTGCCTGCGGACATAAGGACATCCTGCCTGATCCCATCGGTGAACCCGTTCCCTATACGCCGGATGGTGCCCGCAGCTGGAGGACTATTATGGACGAACCAAAATACAGCTTCTTCAAGGCTGCCTGGAACCGTTCTCCAATCGAAACCCGGATAAAGAATTCCAACAGCGCCTACCAGACCCTGTTCATACCCACCAATGATGCTTTTACTGCCGCAGGATGGACAATGGAGAAGATCAATGCCAGCAGCGAAGCTGTACTGGATAGCTTGCTGGCTTTTTATGTGGTACCCGGTTTATACAAACCTGTTACCCTGAGTACGCCCACGCACCGCAGTATTCCCCTGAATACGGTATTGAGACGGACTACTGTACCCGGATACAGTACCAGCCAACCCTATATCTACAAATTATATATCGGTGTCTGGAAGGACAGTATGATGGTGAACGGCGTGCCGAACAGCAAATGGGAAGAGAATGAGCCGGCTGTTGACGGACATGTATACGCTCTTTCGAGGATGGTTACCAAACCAACCCAGTTGATGATAGAGTATATCCGCTCCCAGCCCCGCTTCTCCATGCTGGCCATGGCCATCGATTCAGGCAATGCACGCTATACCGGCATCTACAATAGCAACAGTTCCAACTATATCAATTTCCTGACAGGCGGAAGTGTGATCCAGAGAGGGAAAGCCACGCTGTTCCTGCCTACCAACCAGGCATTTTCTAATAGCGGATACAATACTAAAGACGATATCTCGGCCCGTATCAGGCAATCCTGGCCCATTGCTTACAACTATAATGAGCCGGGAACAAATTTTTACAAGCGTCCCCGTGTAGGTATGGATTCCGTATTGATGCCGCATGGTTTTGCCCTCAGCAGGAATACTTCCGAGAACATTCTTTTCGGTAAAGACCTGCTGCAGTATCCTGAAACCTTCAGCGGTTTCATGACCAAGATCGGACAATCCGGTTACGAAGAGCATTTTATCCTGGAAACTTCCTTTGCCAACCAGAACGGCATGCTAATGGTCCGCGACTGGCGGTCGCCAGCCGGCGACTGGCAGCCGATTGTAGAGTCGGATATCGAATGCCTGAATGGGGTGATCCATGTGGTAGATGGCTGGCTTATGCGCAAATAA
- a CDS encoding FecR domain-containing protein, with the protein MSLLQRIFQRYTQQHATEAEQELVHQWYQSYDRQPAAEMSEQEEKEVRNAIWLKFNKGLQEAGDVPARSVLYMRTTWLKYATAAVVTGACLTGFYWLTSRKNTPQYTAVAAGAGQHKKVALPDGSSLMLGANSQINVPEDFNKEARELQMPYGEVFYDVAKDNGKPFVIQSGPLTVKVLGTSFYMRLLKGVGQQEVLVKSGRVQVSSGDSVFGVLTRGSRLLYDSASGGFAIQQNKEKMAEQLEQGWLVFENTPYPLFAAIMESHYNIQIEDPGKKLSMAHFTAAFPPAAPLRDIMSVMTGIHHVSYKIEEHRLIIK; encoded by the coding sequence ATGAGTCTATTGCAACGCATCTTTCAACGGTACACGCAGCAGCATGCTACGGAAGCTGAACAGGAACTGGTACACCAGTGGTATCAGTCCTATGACCGCCAGCCTGCGGCTGAAATGAGTGAACAGGAAGAAAAGGAGGTCAGAAACGCTATCTGGTTAAAGTTCAATAAAGGGCTTCAAGAGGCAGGCGATGTGCCAGCAAGATCTGTGCTGTATATGCGTACCACCTGGTTAAAATATGCCACAGCAGCAGTTGTCACAGGCGCCTGTCTCACGGGCTTTTACTGGCTTACGAGCCGGAAGAACACCCCCCAATACACGGCAGTAGCGGCCGGGGCAGGCCAGCACAAAAAAGTAGCCCTGCCCGATGGCAGTTCCCTTATGCTGGGCGCCAATTCACAGATCAATGTGCCGGAAGATTTCAACAAAGAAGCACGTGAGCTCCAGATGCCTTATGGCGAAGTGTTCTATGATGTAGCCAAAGACAATGGTAAACCTTTTGTGATCCAATCGGGTCCGCTGACCGTAAAAGTATTGGGTACCTCTTTCTATATGCGCCTGCTCAAAGGCGTGGGCCAGCAGGAAGTGCTGGTCAAAAGCGGCAGGGTGCAGGTCAGCAGCGGGGACAGTGTCTTCGGTGTGCTAACCAGGGGCAGCAGGTTATTGTATGATTCGGCCAGTGGTGGCTTTGCCATTCAGCAAAACAAAGAAAAAATGGCCGAACAGCTGGAACAGGGCTGGCTGGTATTTGAGAACACGCCTTACCCGCTCTTTGCCGCCATCATGGAAAGTCATTATAACATACAGATCGAAGATCCTGGTAAAAAACTAAGCATGGCGCATTTCACAGCAGCTTTTCCTCCTGCTGCGCCGCTCCGGGATATCATGTCCGTCATGACAGGCATTCATCATGTATCGTACAAAATAGAAGAACACCGCCTTATCATCAAATAG
- a CDS encoding fasciclin domain-containing protein, protein MKKIIPFILAGALMQACSKDEDNTVEGNDITNRLNFIIDDNKVNFSAFNNGLGRTAYRLSLAEEGPYTVLIPDNNGFVKAGYPTDQDVLTEDLAVLNKLIPYHITNGRWELNKLPFAFNQEIQSITGAKMYVTRWVKDGDTLVTINGTRVLSYNLNASNGLIQVIDNVLQPLVHENLSVAIADEQDLTYLNVALQRSGMKAELADISSTFTIFAPNNIAFIAAGFPTIESIQAADPATIRRMLEYNMFRSRKFMYDFMLTTDASGISQQQMMTSSNIAITLSDTNWDGVYDAVNIKGIGNATQGNIIRANVLAGNGVMHITDLLLKETI, encoded by the coding sequence ATGAAAAAAATAATACCGTTCATACTGGCAGGCGCCCTGATGCAGGCCTGCAGCAAGGATGAGGATAATACCGTTGAGGGGAACGATATCACCAACCGCCTCAACTTCATTATTGACGATAACAAAGTGAATTTTTCCGCCTTCAACAATGGCCTGGGCCGTACCGCTTACAGGCTTTCCCTGGCGGAAGAGGGCCCTTATACCGTACTGATACCCGATAACAACGGGTTTGTTAAAGCCGGCTATCCCACCGATCAGGACGTCCTGACAGAAGATCTCGCCGTTCTCAACAAGCTGATCCCTTATCATATCACCAATGGCCGCTGGGAGTTGAACAAGCTGCCTTTTGCCTTCAACCAGGAGATCCAGAGCATCACCGGCGCCAAAATGTATGTAACCCGCTGGGTAAAGGATGGCGATACACTGGTGACCATCAATGGTACCCGTGTGCTCAGCTATAACCTGAACGCCAGCAATGGGCTCATCCAGGTGATCGACAATGTGCTGCAACCGCTGGTGCATGAAAACCTCAGCGTGGCAATTGCTGACGAGCAGGACCTGACTTACCTGAATGTGGCCTTGCAGCGCTCAGGCATGAAAGCTGAGCTGGCAGACATCAGTAGCACTTTCACCATTTTTGCGCCCAACAATATTGCCTTCATAGCCGCTGGATTCCCTACCATCGAATCTATCCAGGCTGCTGATCCGGCAACTATTCGCCGGATGCTGGAATACAATATGTTCAGGAGTAGGAAATTCATGTACGACTTTATGCTGACCACGGATGCCTCCGGTATTTCCCAGCAGCAGATGATGACTTCCAGCAATATTGCCATTACCCTGTCAGATACCAACTGGGATGGTGTATACGATGCTGTTAATATCAAAGGCATCGGGAATGCCACCCAGGGAAATATTATCCGGGCCAACGTCCTGGCAGGCAACGGCGTGATGCACATCACAGACCTGCTGCTCAAAGAAACTATATAG